GGGATCATTATAATGTGATCCCTGATAGTTAACCAGATCATTTTCTGTTACCCCTGCTGAATTTGAGATTGGTCCCATTAATTGTTTCCAACCGCTGTTAAATCCTGCTACGACCAAGTTTAATTCATCATAGAGATCTTGACCATTTTCTGCATCCCACAACTTTGCAGTGATTGGATCAAAATCAAACCCAAAACTGTTTCTTATTCCATATGCATAATACTTTGCCAAAGGATTACTACCGCTGTCATTTAGACCTATGAAAGGATTATTAACTGAGGGTGAGCCATCATTCGGATTTATTCGGAAGATAACTCCGCTATCATCAGGTTCAGGTCCCCCTTTAATATTCTGTAATTGTCCCTCTCTCTGAAGTTCACCGATAATTGCATAAAGTTGGTTATCAGGACCCATCTTAATTTTTCCTCCTTGGTGGTTTGTTCCCGGTCCTGCTGGCAAGTCCAAAATAATACTTGGATTTGAAAGAGATTGCCCATCAAATGTATACTTATAAACTCTATTTCTTAACTCATTAGTGTCCACTGACTCTTGAATATTTTGGTCTATTTGGGTACCAGATTCAGTAACATAAAGGAATACACTATTCCCTGCAGTACCATTATTTCCTCTCCTAGAGTCATCAAGAATATGGTTGTCAATCGTCAAACCCAAAAGCCCCCTTTCATTCTTGCTGTTAACATTGCTTAGTTCCAATAAGGGTTCTAAAGTGGTTGGGTTATTGAGATTCAATTTTGATACAATCCCCTCCTTTTGTGCTATTATTATTGTATCGTCTGTTAGAAATACCATGCTTGTTGGAGATTGTAATCCATCAATCACAAGATCCACCTTTAATGATTGATCACTGATCGATGGTAAACCTTGCGAAAAAGCATAAAAATCATCCCTACTAACATAAACCATTATCATAAATATTAAGACAAGAACAAAATATCTTGATGATAAACAATCTTCTAGAGGTTTATAAGAG
This Candidatus Nitrosocosmicus oleophilus DNA region includes the following protein-coding sequences:
- a CDS encoding PQQ-dependent sugar dehydrogenase, with the translated sequence MVYVSRDDFYAFSQGLPSISDQSLKVDLVIDGLQSPTSMVFLTDDTIIIAQKEGIVSKLNLNNPTTLEPLLELSNVNSKNERGLLGLTIDNHILDDSRRGNNGTAGNSVFLYVTESGTQIDQNIQESVDTNELRNRVYKYTFDGQSLSNPSIILDLPAGPGTNHQGGKIKMGPDNQLYAIIGELQREGQLQNIKGGPEPDDSGVIFRINPNDGSPSVNNPFIGLNDSGSNPLAKYYAYGIRNSFGFDFDPITAKLWDAENGQDLYDELNLVVAGFNSGWKQLMGPISNSAGVTENDLVNYQGSHYNDPLLSWEQSRGVTDIEFFKSDNLGKKYENNIFVGDITEGSLFFFKVNENRTGLHFDNPNIANDLIASDEDEISSITLGSGFKGITDIETGPDGNLYILTYSRADGGQGALYSVSENIASGA